A window of Chitinophaga sp. MM2321 contains these coding sequences:
- a CDS encoding D-2-hydroxyacid dehydrogenase, with protein sequence MKNIVVLDGYTLNPGDLDWGPLEALGNVKVYDRTQEKDVAARAKDAHILLTNKSVISGATIQQLPELAYIGVMATGYNIVDIAAAKARKIPVTNVPAYSTASVAQLTFALILELCHHTGLHAGSVRAGEWSSSIDFSYWKTPLVELEGKTLGIVGLGQIGQAVARIGLAFGMKVVAHHRHPDRDKMEGVTFVDLATCFRESDVVSLHCPLNQENKEFVNTALLHTMKKTAFLVNTSRGPLIQEADLAAALKEGVIAGAALDVLSTEPPAADNPLISAPGTIITPHIAWATQAARGRLMHTTVENVRSFLEGKTQNNIIRQ encoded by the coding sequence ATGAAAAATATAGTTGTACTGGATGGTTATACGCTGAATCCCGGAGATCTTGACTGGGGCCCGTTGGAAGCGTTGGGTAATGTGAAGGTTTATGATCGTACCCAGGAGAAAGATGTGGCAGCACGTGCAAAAGATGCGCATATCCTGCTGACTAATAAATCAGTTATCAGCGGCGCTACTATTCAGCAACTGCCGGAACTGGCGTATATAGGGGTGATGGCTACGGGGTATAATATTGTGGATATCGCAGCGGCAAAAGCGAGGAAGATACCGGTGACCAATGTGCCGGCTTACAGCACTGCTTCTGTGGCCCAGCTTACGTTTGCGCTGATCCTGGAATTATGTCATCATACCGGTTTGCATGCCGGTAGTGTACGTGCAGGGGAGTGGAGCAGCAGTATTGATTTCAGTTACTGGAAGACACCATTGGTAGAACTGGAAGGAAAAACGCTGGGGATCGTGGGGCTTGGACAGATCGGCCAGGCGGTTGCTCGCATAGGGCTGGCCTTTGGAATGAAGGTGGTGGCGCATCATCGTCATCCCGACCGGGACAAGATGGAAGGGGTGACTTTTGTGGACCTGGCTACCTGTTTCCGGGAGTCGGATGTAGTGTCGTTGCATTGTCCATTGAACCAGGAGAATAAGGAATTTGTGAATACAGCCTTGTTGCATACGATGAAGAAAACTGCTTTCCTGGTGAATACCAGCAGGGGGCCGTTGATCCAGGAAGCGGATCTGGCGGCAGCGTTGAAAGAAGGGGTTATAGCCGGTGCCGCGCTGGACGTACTTTCTACAGAGCCGCCGGCTGCTGATAATCCGCTGATCAGTGCTCCCGGAACGATTATTACACCGCATATCGCCTGGGCTACACAGGCAGCGAGAGGCAGGTTAATGCATACTACTGTGGAGAATGTAAGGTCATTTTTGGAGGGAAAGACTCAAAATAATATCATCCGCCAATAA
- a CDS encoding thiamine pyrophosphate-dependent enzyme — protein MIENNELSMNIESRLSFEEFRKEVLNDYRLACESREVSLLARKEVLTGKAKFGIFGDGKEVAQVAMSKYFKPGDFRSGYYRDQTVAFATGIATPEQFFSQLYADPDLNHDPFSGGRQMNSHYATPNLDKDGNWLNLKEMKNSAADMAPTASQMPRSLGLAYASKLFREVETLKQFEGLSDNGNEICFATIGDASTSEGHFWETMNAAGVLQVPLAVFVWDDGYGISVPRKYQTTKNSISVALEGFRKTEGSNGFDIYNVKGWDYAGMCEVFEGAIRKIRQTHVPALFHVEEITQPQGHSTSGSHERYKSKERLSWEREFDCNLKMRSWIIENALCDEETLAALEVAAKAFAQNARKSAWEKYIAPIKADVQVFSSLATSIAAIDGADAGMINKFIRELKANREPQRRDMLKAAATILVKHRHLNAEPAMQALQHYYSQYLEKGKENYNSYLHATGVNAALNVPVIPATYGEKPITLNGYEILNKYFDQLFTNNPKVFAFGEDVGKIGDVNQGFAGLQQKHGTQRITDTGIRELTIIGQGVGMALRGLRPIAEIQYLDYLLYGLQPLSDDVASLQYRTKGIQHCPLIVRTRGHRLEGIWHSGSPMGMIINSLRGLHICVPRNMVQAAGMYNTLLYANEPALMIESLNGYRLKEQLPANLETFTVPLGIPEILWEGTDITLVTYGSMTRILEEAIVTLEELGVSCELIDVQTLLPFDIHHSILTSLKKTNRILFVDEDVPGGGTAYMFQQVMEHQGGYRWLDVAPRTLSAQAHRPAYGSDGDYFSKPNTEEVVKIVMEMMEE, from the coding sequence ATGATAGAAAATAACGAACTATCTATGAATATAGAAAGCCGGTTGTCATTCGAAGAGTTCCGCAAGGAAGTGCTAAATGACTACAGGTTGGCTTGCGAAAGCAGGGAAGTTAGTCTGCTGGCCCGAAAGGAAGTGCTGACGGGTAAGGCGAAATTTGGCATTTTTGGAGATGGTAAGGAAGTGGCGCAGGTAGCAATGTCCAAATATTTCAAGCCTGGCGACTTTCGCTCCGGTTATTACCGCGACCAGACTGTTGCTTTTGCCACTGGTATAGCCACTCCTGAACAATTTTTTTCCCAGTTATATGCCGATCCTGATCTGAACCATGACCCGTTTTCCGGTGGCCGTCAGATGAATTCTCATTATGCTACGCCTAACCTGGATAAAGACGGAAACTGGCTGAACCTCAAAGAGATGAAGAACTCCGCAGCTGATATGGCGCCCACAGCCAGTCAGATGCCCCGTTCACTGGGATTGGCCTATGCATCCAAATTATTTCGTGAAGTAGAAACGTTGAAACAGTTCGAAGGACTGTCTGACAACGGCAATGAAATATGTTTTGCTACTATCGGTGACGCCTCTACGTCGGAAGGTCATTTCTGGGAAACCATGAATGCTGCCGGTGTATTACAGGTGCCATTGGCCGTATTTGTATGGGATGATGGATATGGTATCTCTGTTCCACGGAAATACCAGACTACTAAAAACTCTATCAGCGTTGCACTGGAGGGCTTCCGTAAAACAGAAGGCTCCAACGGTTTTGATATATACAATGTAAAAGGCTGGGATTATGCCGGCATGTGCGAAGTATTTGAAGGAGCTATCCGTAAAATACGGCAAACCCATGTTCCTGCCCTGTTTCATGTAGAAGAGATCACACAGCCGCAGGGTCATTCTACCAGTGGTTCCCACGAGCGTTACAAAAGTAAGGAGCGGTTATCATGGGAAAGGGAATTTGACTGCAACCTCAAAATGAGGTCCTGGATTATCGAAAACGCTTTGTGTGACGAAGAAACCCTTGCTGCACTGGAAGTTGCGGCCAAAGCGTTTGCACAGAATGCCCGTAAATCGGCCTGGGAAAAATACATCGCGCCCATAAAAGCCGATGTACAGGTATTCAGTTCCCTGGCAACATCTATTGCTGCCATTGACGGTGCTGATGCAGGAATGATCAACAAGTTTATCCGTGAACTGAAAGCCAACCGTGAACCACAGCGCAGGGATATGCTGAAAGCTGCTGCCACCATACTTGTCAAACACCGGCACCTGAATGCAGAACCAGCCATGCAGGCTTTGCAGCATTACTATAGCCAATACCTGGAAAAAGGAAAAGAAAATTATAATTCATACCTGCATGCCACCGGCGTAAACGCTGCCCTCAATGTACCGGTAATACCGGCTACATACGGGGAAAAGCCCATTACCCTAAACGGATATGAAATACTGAATAAATATTTTGATCAGCTGTTTACCAATAACCCGAAAGTTTTTGCTTTTGGTGAAGATGTAGGTAAAATAGGAGATGTAAACCAGGGCTTTGCCGGGTTACAGCAAAAACATGGTACACAACGTATAACCGACACCGGTATACGTGAGCTGACCATTATAGGACAAGGCGTTGGAATGGCTTTGCGTGGCCTGCGCCCTATTGCGGAAATCCAGTACCTGGATTACCTGCTCTATGGTTTGCAACCGCTCAGCGATGATGTAGCCTCGTTGCAGTACCGTACCAAAGGGATTCAGCATTGCCCCCTCATTGTACGTACACGCGGGCACAGGCTGGAAGGCATCTGGCACAGCGGTTCCCCGATGGGCATGATCATCAATTCCCTGCGTGGATTGCACATATGTGTGCCGCGCAATATGGTACAGGCAGCCGGTATGTATAATACCCTCCTGTATGCCAATGAACCGGCGCTGATGATAGAATCTTTAAACGGTTATCGTTTAAAAGAGCAGTTGCCGGCTAACCTGGAAACATTCACCGTACCATTGGGTATTCCGGAAATATTGTGGGAAGGAACAGATATCACCCTGGTGACCTATGGCTCTATGACGCGTATACTGGAAGAAGCCATCGTTACGCTGGAAGAACTGGGTGTTTCCTGCGAACTGATAGATGTACAAACGTTATTACCTTTTGATATTCATCACAGTATTCTTACCTCTCTTAAAAAAACCAATCGTATTCTCTTTGTAGATGAAGATGTACCGGGTGGCGGAACAGCTTATATGTTTCAGCAGGTGATGGAACACCAGGGCGGCTACCGCTGGCTGGATGTGGCACCACGTACGCTGAGTGCACAGGCGCATCGCCCTGCTTATGGTTCTGACGGAGATTATTTCTCCAAACCAAATACAGAAGAAGTGGTGAAGATAGTAATGGAAATGATGGAAGAATAG
- a CDS encoding DUF1573 domain-containing protein: MKMKKFILSLFASMLITTALWAQTNPADSKVKFTKETIDFGKTKLNKPVAVDFEFTNISKEPILIEAARASCGCTTPKWTQEPVLPGKKGKISASYSANGTGQQNKTIWVKFRGVDQDKELHLTGTVDN; this comes from the coding sequence ATGAAAATGAAAAAATTTATCTTATCCCTATTTGCGAGCATGCTGATAACGACAGCATTATGGGCTCAAACTAATCCGGCTGATTCCAAAGTGAAATTCACTAAAGAGACGATTGATTTCGGTAAAACAAAATTAAACAAACCAGTTGCCGTAGATTTTGAATTCACGAACATTTCCAAAGAGCCTATTTTGATTGAAGCTGCCCGCGCAAGCTGCGGTTGCACTACACCAAAATGGACACAGGAACCGGTACTGCCTGGTAAAAAAGGCAAGATCAGCGCAAGCTACAGTGCCAATGGCACAGGTCAGCAAAACAAAACCATCTGGGTTAAATTCAGAGGTGTTGATCAGGATAAAGAACTGCACCTGACCGGTACAGTAGACAATTGA
- a CDS encoding pyridoxal phosphate-dependent aminotransferase, which translates to MPTISQRGEQMPPSPIRKLVPYAEAAKKRGVNVYHLNIGQPDIETPKQVLDAVRHSDFKILEYSHSAGNESYRRKLVTYYERFNIAINYQQIIVTTGGSEAIIFAFMACLDPGDEIIVPEPFYANYNGFAAEADVKITTITSNIETGFALPAMADFEKAITPHTRAILICNPNNPTGYLYSQEEMEVLRQLCLKYNLFLFSDEAYREFCYTGQHLSAMNLEGLEENVILIDTISKRYSACGGRIGALVTKNQSVLDSVMKFAQARLSPPSFAQIAGEAAVDLPADYFDVIKAEYMSRRDTLVERLNAIPGVYCPNPGGAFYAMARLPIDDTDKFCQWILESFSYEQQTVMMAPATGFYATPGLGKDEVRLAYVLNKEDIRHAMVCLQKALEVYPGRTNK; encoded by the coding sequence ATGCCTACCATTAGTCAGAGAGGCGAGCAAATGCCGCCTTCTCCTATCAGAAAGCTTGTTCCTTATGCTGAGGCAGCAAAGAAAAGAGGTGTGAATGTGTATCACCTGAACATCGGGCAACCCGACATTGAAACACCAAAACAGGTATTGGATGCCGTGCGGCATTCCGATTTCAAGATCCTGGAATACAGCCACAGTGCGGGTAATGAGAGCTACCGCCGCAAACTGGTTACCTATTACGAGCGGTTTAATATCGCGATAAACTATCAGCAGATTATTGTAACAACCGGTGGCTCCGAAGCCATCATTTTCGCTTTCATGGCTTGCCTGGATCCGGGAGATGAAATCATTGTACCCGAACCTTTTTATGCAAACTATAATGGCTTTGCCGCAGAGGCAGACGTAAAGATCACAACCATCACTTCCAATATTGAAACCGGCTTTGCATTGCCGGCTATGGCCGATTTTGAAAAAGCCATCACGCCACATACCAGGGCTATCCTGATCTGCAACCCGAATAATCCTACCGGTTATTTATATAGCCAGGAAGAAATGGAGGTGCTGAGACAGTTGTGTCTGAAATATAATCTCTTTCTTTTCTCTGATGAGGCTTACCGTGAATTTTGTTATACCGGCCAGCATTTATCAGCTATGAACCTGGAAGGGCTGGAAGAAAATGTGATCCTGATCGATACTATTTCCAAACGTTATAGTGCCTGTGGCGGACGTATAGGCGCGCTGGTCACTAAAAACCAGTCGGTACTGGATTCGGTGATGAAGTTTGCGCAGGCCCGCCTGAGCCCTCCCTCCTTTGCACAGATTGCCGGTGAAGCCGCAGTGGACCTGCCAGCTGACTATTTCGACGTGATCAAGGCTGAATATATGAGCCGCCGCGATACCCTGGTAGAAAGGCTGAATGCCATTCCGGGTGTGTATTGCCCCAATCCGGGTGGTGCCTTCTATGCGATGGCACGTTTACCCATTGATGATACCGATAAGTTCTGTCAGTGGATCCTGGAGTCCTTCTCTTATGAGCAGCAAACAGTGATGATGGCGCCTGCTACCGGTTTTTATGCTACGCCGGGATTAGGCAAGGATGAAGTAAGGCTGGCTTATGTATTGAATAAGGAGGACATTCGTCATGCAATGGTCTGTCTCCAAAAAGCACTGGAAGTATATCCGGGCCGTACCAACAAATAA
- the carA gene encoding glutamine-hydrolyzing carbamoyl-phosphate synthase small subunit — protein MPQTRTIQPAILLLDDGTVFQGKAFGKIGTAAGELAFNTGMTGYQEVFTDPSYKGQVLIMNNCYIGNYGTKKDDVESSSVKISGLIAKNISYNYSRHMADESLEKFLTDNNLVAIYDVDTRALVSHIRSKGAMNCIISSETLDVEKLKAELAKVPSMEGLALCQEVSTKEAYNIGDPNADIRIAVLDNGVKRNMLKCLSDKGAYLQVFPTDTKFETCEAFKPHAYFISNGPGDPAPLTYAVETVKQILAAERPMFGICLGHQLLALAHGIPTYKMHHGHRGLNHPVKNLKTGLCEITTQNHGFAVDPAAVAASENVEITHINLNDNSVEGIRIKNKPAFSVQYHPESTPGPFDSRYLFDDFFEMIRANKQ, from the coding sequence ATGCCTCAGACAAGAACCATCCAGCCTGCCATACTGTTGCTAGACGACGGTACGGTTTTTCAGGGAAAAGCTTTTGGGAAAATTGGCACTGCTGCCGGTGAATTAGCTTTCAATACCGGTATGACGGGTTACCAGGAAGTGTTTACTGACCCTTCTTACAAAGGACAGGTGCTTATCATGAACAACTGCTACATCGGTAACTATGGCACCAAGAAGGACGACGTGGAAAGTAGCAGCGTTAAAATCAGTGGTCTGATTGCGAAAAACATCTCGTATAACTATTCCAGGCATATGGCTGATGAGTCGCTGGAAAAGTTCCTCACTGACAATAACCTGGTAGCCATTTATGACGTTGATACCCGTGCACTGGTTTCCCACATCCGTAGTAAAGGAGCGATGAACTGCATCATTTCTTCTGAAACACTTGATGTGGAAAAGCTGAAAGCAGAACTGGCGAAAGTCCCTTCCATGGAAGGTCTGGCTTTATGTCAGGAAGTAAGCACCAAGGAAGCGTACAACATTGGAGATCCCAATGCGGATATTCGTATAGCCGTACTGGATAATGGCGTAAAAAGAAATATGCTGAAGTGTTTGTCTGATAAAGGCGCATACCTCCAGGTGTTTCCTACAGATACCAAGTTTGAAACCTGCGAAGCGTTTAAGCCGCATGCCTACTTTATATCCAATGGTCCCGGTGATCCGGCTCCGCTGACATATGCCGTGGAAACCGTAAAGCAGATCCTCGCAGCAGAAAGGCCCATGTTTGGTATCTGCCTCGGACATCAGTTGCTGGCGCTGGCCCACGGTATCCCTACTTATAAAATGCACCATGGTCACCGCGGGTTGAACCATCCGGTAAAGAACCTGAAAACTGGTTTGTGTGAAATCACTACCCAGAACCATGGTTTCGCAGTAGATCCTGCAGCAGTTGCCGCCAGTGAAAATGTGGAAATTACCCACATCAACCTGAATGATAATTCGGTAGAAGGGATCCGTATTAAAAACAAACCGGCTTTTTCCGTACAATATCATCCGGAAAGCACACCAGGCCCGTTTGACTCCCGCTATTTATTTGATGATTTTTTTGAGATGATCAGAGCGAACAAGCAATAA
- a CDS encoding DNA-directed RNA polymerase subunit alpha, with translation MAILNFQKPDKIVLQKSTDFEAQFEFRPLEPGYAVTIGNALRRVLLSSLEGYAIVGIKIEGADHEFATLKGVTEDVTEIILSLKQVRFKKISESDVTNEKITLSIKGKTEFRADMIEKATSAFQIMNPELLICTLDPSAKLDIELTIGKGRGYVPAEENKPKDAVFGYIAIDSIFTPIKNVKYSIENTRVEQKTDYEKLIMELITDGTIHPEEAVKQASRILIQHLMIITDENISFDTKDTEKEDVVDEQTLQLRKILKTPLEDLDLSVRAFNCLKAAKINSLSELVQYEQEELMKFRNFGQKSLSEIEQVLGERGLHFGMDLSKLKLEEE, from the coding sequence ATGGCAATTTTAAATTTCCAGAAACCTGATAAGATCGTATTGCAGAAGTCTACCGACTTTGAAGCTCAATTCGAATTCCGTCCATTAGAACCAGGTTATGCTGTGACTATCGGTAATGCGTTACGTCGCGTACTGTTGTCTTCTTTGGAGGGCTATGCCATTGTGGGTATTAAGATTGAAGGAGCAGATCACGAGTTCGCTACACTGAAAGGTGTTACTGAAGACGTTACAGAGATTATTCTGAGCCTGAAACAGGTTCGTTTCAAAAAAATCTCTGAGAGTGATGTAACGAACGAAAAGATCACGCTGTCGATTAAGGGCAAAACAGAATTTCGCGCTGACATGATCGAAAAAGCCACCAGTGCTTTCCAGATTATGAATCCTGAGCTGTTAATCTGTACCCTGGATCCTTCTGCCAAGCTGGATATCGAACTGACCATCGGCAAAGGCCGCGGTTATGTTCCAGCTGAGGAAAACAAACCCAAGGATGCAGTATTCGGCTACATCGCTATCGACTCTATCTTTACACCTATCAAGAACGTAAAGTACAGCATAGAAAATACCCGTGTGGAACAAAAAACGGATTATGAGAAACTCATTATGGAGTTGATCACAGACGGTACTATCCACCCGGAAGAAGCAGTAAAACAAGCTTCCCGCATCCTGATCCAGCACCTGATGATCATTACTGATGAAAACATCAGCTTTGATACCAAGGACACGGAAAAAGAAGACGTGGTAGATGAACAAACACTGCAACTGCGTAAGATCCTGAAAACACCACTCGAAGATCTCGATCTGAGCGTACGTGCTTTCAACTGTCTGAAAGCAGCTAAGATCAATTCACTGAGCGAACTGGTACAATACGAACAGGAAGAACTGATGAAGTTCAGAAACTTCGGACAGAAATCCCTGAGCGAAATTGAACAGGTATTAGGCGAAAGAGGTCTGCACTTCGGTATGGATCTGTCTAAACTGAAACTCGAAGAAGAATAA
- the rpsD gene encoding 30S ribosomal protein S4, which yields MARYTGPKTKICRIFGEPILGNGKYLSKNSNPPGMHGANRKRKQLGEYALQLREKQKAKYTYGLMERQFRNLFDEATRRKGVAGEVLIKLLEARLDNTVFRLGIAPSRPAARQLVSHKHVTVNGIVVNTPSYQLKPGDVVSLKNKTANNTALTSVIRGKNPKFSWLDWNEKEMKGIFIAYPERESVPENIKEQLIVELYSK from the coding sequence ATGGCAAGGTACACAGGCCCAAAGACCAAAATTTGCAGAATTTTTGGCGAACCCATTTTAGGTAATGGTAAATATTTAAGCAAGAACAGCAACCCTCCGGGTATGCACGGCGCTAACCGTAAACGCAAGCAATTAGGCGAATACGCGCTGCAGCTGAGAGAAAAACAGAAAGCAAAGTATACCTATGGTCTGATGGAACGTCAGTTCCGTAATCTGTTTGACGAAGCTACCCGTAGAAAAGGTGTTGCCGGTGAGGTATTGATTAAACTGCTGGAAGCCCGTCTGGACAACACCGTGTTCCGTCTCGGTATCGCTCCAAGCCGTCCTGCTGCCCGTCAGCTGGTATCTCATAAACACGTTACCGTTAACGGTATAGTGGTTAATACCCCTTCTTACCAACTGAAACCAGGTGATGTTGTTAGTCTGAAGAACAAAACAGCAAACAATACCGCATTAACCAGCGTTATTCGTGGAAAAAACCCTAAGTTTAGCTGGTTGGACTGGAACGAAAAAGAAATGAAGGGTATATTCATTGCTTACCCTGAGAGAGAGAGCGTTCCTGAAAACATCAAGGAACAACTGATCGTGGAATTGTACTCTAAGTAA
- the rpsK gene encoding 30S ribosomal protein S11 gives MAKANNTKTAANKKRVVKVDNYGDVHISASFNNIIVSITNKHGQVISWSSAGKMGFRGSKKNTPYAAQLAAQDAAKVAMDAGLKRADVFVKGPGAGRESAIRAIANSGIEVSMIKDVTPLPHNGCRPPKKRRV, from the coding sequence ATGGCAAAAGCAAATAATACAAAAACTGCTGCTAATAAAAAGAGGGTAGTAAAAGTAGATAACTACGGAGACGTACATATCTCTGCTAGCTTTAACAATATCATCGTAAGCATCACCAACAAGCATGGTCAGGTTATTTCCTGGTCTTCTGCTGGTAAAATGGGCTTCAGAGGTTCTAAAAAGAACACGCCATATGCAGCTCAGCTGGCTGCACAGGATGCTGCGAAAGTTGCTATGGACGCTGGTCTGAAAAGAGCAGATGTATTTGTAAAAGGCCCGGGAGCTGGTCGCGAAAGTGCTATCCGTGCTATCGCCAACTCCGGTATCGAAGTGAGCATGATTAAAGACGTTACGCCTTTACCGCATAACGGTTGCCGTCCTCCTAAGAAAAGAAGAGTATAG
- the rpsM gene encoding 30S ribosomal protein S13, with protein MARIAGIDLPKNKRGEIGLTYIFGIGRSTAQYILNKAEIDFNKKVKDWNDDDQAAIRNVITGEFKVEGQLRSEVQMNIKRLLDIACYRGLRHRKGLPVRGQRTRTNSRTRKGKRKTVAGKKKATKK; from the coding sequence ATGGCACGTATAGCCGGTATAGATCTTCCTAAAAATAAAAGAGGAGAAATTGGCCTCACCTATATCTTTGGTATAGGCCGTTCTACCGCCCAATATATCCTTAACAAGGCGGAAATTGATTTCAATAAAAAGGTGAAAGATTGGAATGACGATGATCAAGCTGCCATCCGTAATGTTATTACAGGTGAGTTTAAGGTAGAGGGTCAACTGCGTTCTGAAGTACAGATGAATATCAAGCGTTTGCTGGATATTGCCTGCTACCGCGGTCTGCGCCACAGGAAAGGCTTGCCGGTAAGAGGTCAGCGTACACGTACTAACAGCCGTACCCGTAAAGGTAAACGTAAGACAGTGGCTGGTAAGAAAAAAGCAACTAAGAAATAG
- the rpmJ gene encoding 50S ribosomal protein L36, with protein MKVRAAIKKRSADCKIVRRKGVLLVINKKNPRFKQRQG; from the coding sequence ATGAAGGTAAGAGCTGCAATCAAAAAAAGAAGTGCGGATTGTAAAATAGTTCGTAGAAAAGGTGTTTTGTTGGTTATCAACAAAAAGAATCCTCGTTTTAAACAACGTCAGGGTTAA
- the infA gene encoding translation initiation factor IF-1 produces the protein MAKQALIKQDGIILEALSNAMFRVKLENGHEILATISGKMRMHYIRILPGDKVGVEMSPYDLSRGRIIFRYK, from the coding sequence ATGGCAAAACAGGCACTCATTAAACAGGATGGAATAATATTAGAAGCCTTGTCGAACGCTATGTTCCGTGTAAAATTGGAAAATGGGCATGAAATCCTGGCCACCATTTCTGGAAAAATGAGAATGCACTATATCCGCATTCTGCCAGGAGATAAGGTGGGAGTGGAGATGAGCCCATACGATTTGTCAAGAGGCCGTATAATTTTCAGATACAAATAA
- the map gene encoding type I methionyl aminopeptidase codes for MIHYKTKEEIELVRKSALLLSAALAEVARTLKPGMSTLDVDAVADKFIVENGAVPSFKNYKGFPNACCISVNEAVVHGIPNKYVLKDGDIVTVDVGVYMNGYHADSAYTFAIGNVAENVLRLMSATKASLYKGIEKAIIGNRIGDISYAVQEYTEKERGYGVVRELVGHGLGRHLHEDPQVPNYGKRGSGPVIKEGLVIAIEPMINLRSKDVEYLEDGWTVVTRDNSPSVHFEHTVAVGKSKADVLSSYTEIEKEEKNNPELNANY; via the coding sequence ATGATTCATTATAAGACGAAGGAAGAAATAGAACTGGTGCGCAAAAGTGCGCTGCTCCTGAGTGCAGCCCTGGCAGAAGTAGCCAGAACGCTGAAACCGGGAATGAGCACGCTCGATGTAGATGCAGTAGCAGACAAGTTTATAGTGGAGAATGGGGCAGTACCCTCTTTTAAAAACTATAAAGGATTTCCAAACGCCTGCTGTATCTCTGTCAATGAAGCAGTAGTGCATGGCATTCCGAATAAATATGTGCTGAAAGACGGTGATATTGTAACAGTGGATGTAGGTGTGTATATGAATGGTTATCATGCAGATAGCGCCTATACTTTTGCGATTGGCAATGTGGCGGAAAATGTACTCCGTCTCATGAGTGCTACCAAAGCATCGCTCTACAAAGGTATTGAGAAGGCGATCATCGGTAACCGGATCGGTGACATCTCTTACGCAGTACAGGAATATACAGAGAAAGAGCGTGGATACGGCGTGGTAAGGGAACTGGTGGGCCATGGGCTCGGCCGGCACCTGCACGAAGATCCGCAGGTTCCTAACTACGGTAAACGCGGAAGCGGTCCTGTAATCAAGGAAGGCCTGGTAATAGCCATTGAACCCATGATCAATCTCCGTTCAAAAGACGTGGAATACCTGGAAGATGGCTGGACCGTAGTTACCCGCGACAACAGCCCGTCTGTTCATTTCGAACATACCGTGGCCGTTGGAAAAAGTAAAGCGGACGTATTATCTTCTTATACAGAGATCGAAAAAGAAGAAAAAAACAACCCTGAACTGAACGCAAATTACTAG